The nucleotide sequence GCGGGGCACCCTGCACAGCCTTCGGGGTCGGACTCGCCAATGTAGATAGGCAACTCGCGAAACTCCGGGAACGTGGCGATAATCCTTCCGTAGGTATCGATGGTCTTCAGCTGGTTGCGCAGGTTCATCTCGACGCGTCCCTGTTCATCGAGCCGGGTGGTGCCTTTGGCATGGAACGCGATGAAATCAAGCGGAGCTCCGATCTCACCGGTAGCGGCATTGAGGCCGGACCGGCAGTGCTCCAAGAAGGCTTCCATGAAGACATCACCGTTTTTCCAGCCGGGATCGGTGACGTGGGGACCGCCGACTTTTGCGCCGGGCAGAACCGACTTCACGCCGGCGGCGAAATGGTCGTAGAGCATGAAGAACTCTTCCATCGTGCCCTTCCAATAGGGCGATTCGGGTTCGTTCCACGGTTCCCACAGCCAGGATTCGGCGCGCTCGCGACCGTAACGGTCAACGGAATGCTGCGCCCACGCGGCGATGAGATTCTGCCATTTTCGGTAGTCCTTCGGCGGATAAAACGCGCCACCTGAAACCATGTCTTTGGGCAAACCGCGCCGCGTGAGTTGCGGCGTATAAGGATCGGGTTGAGAGGAGAGATCCTGGGGCATGAAGCCCGCTTGCACGAAGGGTTCGATACCGGGCTGCGTCAACTCGTCCATGATTGCGTCGATCATGGTCCAATCGTAAACGGGGTGACCGTTTTCGTCCTCGGTGTAGGCGTTGGTGCTCGACCATTTCAGTGCCAGCGTGCCGTCACCGCTGGTCAGCAAATGGTGAACCCGAATGCGGATCGGCAAGTCACTGAGTTCATTCAGTTCGCCGAGTAAATGGCGCCCCTCGGAAGTCAACGTGGTCCCGGCTTCGTCGTAACCGAAGTAGTTCCAAATCGGACGGAGTGGTTCGCCAACTGGTTCGTCGGCATGAACGGTGATCGTGATCGGTTCGGCGTTGATGCTGAGCGTGGGGAATACACTGACTCCCAGCAGCAGGAGGGGGGCGAGGGGTAGACGCATACGTGAATGTCGGCATCGCCATGCCTAATGTCGACGAGGCATGGTGTTTACCGTTAGCGGGACGGGGGCCTACGACACTGCGTCGACCGTGCTAGCTCAGCCAAAAACTGAAGTAGACGTAGATGCCGCCCACGAGCGCGAGCACCCCGACCGTGGCCCATACTTCGGGTGCGCCCCAAGAGGCGCGGTTCTCGGTCGCTTGTTCCGGCGTGATCGACGTGTAGGTCAGGCCCCGTAACTGCTCCGCGGACGGCGCGGGCGCGGTCAGTGAGGCAACGACCACGGTGATGATACTGATGAGAAACAGCCAACCGGAGGCGTAGAGAAAGTTGTAGGAACCGATGGCGTGAAGCAGACCGGAATCGCCAAATGCCCCGCCACCGTCCAACGCTTGCACGGTCAATTTGATCATGCCCAACACAAAGCCACTGGTAAGGCCAATGAATGCGCCACGGGCGTTGATGCGTTTGAAAAACAACCCGAGCAGGAACGTCGCGGTAATGGGCGGGGCGAGGTAGCCCTGCACACTCTGCAGGTATTGATAGAGGCCTCCGCCCGACACGTATTTCATGACCGGAATCCAAATCACGCCGAGCACGACCACACAGCCCGTCGCAAAACGACCGACGCGAACGAGCTCCTTTTCAGAGCGGTCGGGCCGCAGCTTGCTATAGATATCCACGGTAAACAGCGTGGCGCAGGAATTGAAGAGCGACGCCAACGAACTCATCAGCGCGGATAAAAGCCCCGCAACCACGATGCCACGCAGCCCGGCCGGCAGCAACGTCGCCACCATCGTCGGAAACACCATGTCTCCGTTGGTGGAACCGTCCGCTTTCGACGGAATGATCATGATGCCTTTGGTGTGCAGCGCATAACCGATCATACCGGGAATGAGAAAAACGAAAACCGGTAGGACCTTGAGGAATCCACCGAAAATCGCGCCGCGACGCGCATCGCGCAGGGATCGGGCGGCGAGGGTGCGTTGCACGATGTATTGGTCCGTGCACCAATACCAAATCCCGACGATTGGTGAGGCGATCATGATGCCGAGCCAGGGGAAGTCCGGGTCACTCATCGGCCGCCAGAGGGCGAAGTTGTCGGCGTTGGCCCCGAGCACAGTTTTGAGCTCTCCCCAGCCCCCGAGTTGTTGCAGTCCGAACAGGGTGATGAACACCGAGCCGAACAGTAGCAGCCCCGTCTGCGCCACTTCGGTGTAAAGCACCGCACGCAAACCGCCGATGACGGTGTAGATGCCGGTGAGCACGACGGTCGTCAGCGCGCCCACCCAAAAGGCGTTCTCCGGCGAACCAAAGGTGTCGGGTAACAACGTCATGAATACCACGGCACCGGCGTAGACGGTGACCGATACCTTGGTGAAGACGTAGGCGATCAGTGATACGATCGACAGGGTCCAACGTGACCGACTGTCGAAGCGGCGCTCCAAAAACTCCGGCATGGTGAACACGCCCGATCGGTAGTAAAACGGCACGAAGACCCAACCGAGCATGAGCATGATCCACGCATGCAGTTCCCAATGAGCCATGGCCATGCCACTGGAGGCCCCGTTGCCCGCCAGACCGACGATATGCTCGGAGCCGATGTTGGAAGCGAGCAACGAGCAACCGACCACAAACCACGGCACATTGCGCCCGGCGAGGAAGTAGTCGGTGGTGGTATCGGTCTTGCGCGAGCTATACCACGCGATGGTCGCGAGCACCACGAAGTAGGCGGCGATGATGATCCAATCGAGAGTAGTCATGGAAGGGGTAGGAGGGGGACGCGTCGATGGGCGCGTCCTGATTGGGGTTAAAACTCAGACATGGTGGGGAGCGATGGCGACGGCGCGCGACGTCCCGATAGGCGCGTGCAGGCTCGCGGCCTGCACGCGCAGTGAGCGTCACTCGACGATGGTCGACGTCGGCAGCGTGAGTTCGCGCACCCAGATATTGCGAAAAGCCATCGGGTTGCCGTGATCCTGCAGTTTGATGGGTAGGCGCGGCACGTGATACTTGTAACTGGGAAGCCCCCGCCACTCGGTCGGCCCGGCGAGATGCACGTCGAGTTGCGTGAGCACGCCGTTGTGAAAAACCGTCACGCGGGCGGGCGAGGTCAGTTTGCCGCCGGCGTCGAACCGGGGGGCGACGAACACGATGTCGTAGGTATTCCATTCACCGGGAGGTTGAGTCGCGTTCACCAAAGGTGGGTGTTGTTTGTAAACGGAGGAAGCGCCGCCGTTCACGTAGGTCGGGTTGCGGTGCGAATCGAGCACCTGCACCTCGTAACGCTCCATGAAGAACACGCCGCTGTTGCCGCGGCCCTGGCTCTTCCCGACGATGGGCAACGGGGCGCGCCATTCCAGGTGGAGTTGCACGTCGCCAAAGGCGGCTTGGGTGCGAATGTCTCCCGATTTGGGTTTAACGACCAAGGCGCCATCCACGAGATCCCACGGCGCTTTGCCGCCGTCGGGACCGGCCGATTCCCACGCATCGAGGGATGTTCCATCGAAGAGCACAATGGCATCGGATGGCACTTGTCCGGGTTGGGCGGATACGATGACGGGTTGGGGCGACCAATATTCCGTCATTTCCGGCGGCGGCAGTTCGTTTTGGCCGAAAAGCGGTGATCCAAGGAGGGCGAGGGCGAGCAGGCGGCAAGAGATGCGACGCATGATAAGGCGTAAATCAGAGTTAGGGGTTTGAACGCGAGAGGGTGAGCCCCATCAATGGACGGCTTGTCCTTATGAGTCGAGCGACCTGTTACCGTTGTTTTTGGCCCCAAGCCCATTGTTGGTGCGAACAAATCGTGCCGATGGGCACCGCCACGCGTTACGTGCTGCTGATGCACCCGAAGGAGTTTCGGCGGGAAAAGGCCAACACCGGGAGGCTCACGCACTTGTGCCTGAGTAATAGCGAGATCATCCAAGGCGTCGCGTTTGACGATCATCCGCGGGTCAAAGCCGTGCTGGCCGATCCGAGCAAGCACGTGGTGCTGCTTTATCCCGGCGACGAAGCCGTCAACCTGTCACTCTCGCCGACATCGCCCGTCACCCCGCCGGGGAAGGAGCTTGTCGTGCTGTTGCTCGACGCCACTTGGAGTTGCGCCCGCAAGATGTTGAAAATGAGTCCCTCGTTGCAGCGGTTGCCGCGGATCATGTTCACGCCGTCGACTCCCAGTCGCTACGTCATCAAGCAGCAGCCGTTCAACGGATGCCTTTCCACCCTGGAATCGGTCCACGAGGTGCTGACCGCCTTGGCCGCCCGGGGCGAAGACCGCTACGAGCTGCCGCGGCAATTGCTGGAGATTTTCGACCGGATGCAACAGTTCCAGATCAAGTGCGCGGTGGATCCGAATTTGGGAGGGTATCGACGTCAGCCCTACAAACCGGCCGGCGAACGCAAACCATTCACGGGGAAAAGCTCGCGCCGCCGCGCCAACTTGTTCCGGTTTGGCGATCAGCCCGAGGCGGAGGCGTCCGATTGAGTCCAGACACCATCGATGGAGCGCCAAAGTTTGCCGGTGGGGTTTTCGTTGCGCAACGAAGCGGGCAAGCGGTGTGGCCGCACGTGATCATAGCAGCGTAAAGCGCCGAACCGACGGAGCGAAGCCGGCATGCCGACAGCGGTAAACCCCGGATGGCCACCGGCCGGGAATGGTCCGCCGTGCATCATGGCCGGGGAAACGGCCACCCCGGTCGGCATTTTGTCATTCAGTAATCGGCCGATGCGCGGAGCGAGGATCGAGGAAATCCGCTCATAGAGCAGGTCGTCCGTTTGATCCGTCACGGAGTAAATCGATCCGGTGAGCGAAGCGTTCAGTCTTTGCGCAATCTGGACCAGTTCGGTGGAATTGGCCGCGACCACGACGAGTGCAGCGGGACCAAACATCTCGTTTTGAAAAACCGCCGGGTCGTTGAGAAACGTGCGACCGGAAACGCGGAGCAGCACGGGCGCGACAGTGAATCCGGTTTCCGCGGGAGTCGTGCCGCGAGCGACCATGAGTGCCCCGGCATGCAACAGCGCTTTGACGCTTGCCTTCAAGTGGGACGGCAGTGCGCGGGAGAGCATGGGGCCGAGGGTGGCGCCATCGAACCGTTTCGCTGCGGCCGCCAAAAATCGATCGAACCCCAACCCCTCCACCGTGAGCACCAAACCCGGGCTGGTGCAGAACTGTCCCGTGCCCTGATGGCAGGAGTCGCAAAACTCGTGGGCGATCTCCTCCGGCCGTTCAACCAGCGCTCCGGGTAAAATGGTGACCGGATTCACTCCGCTCATTTCAAAATAACCCGGTGTGCCGACCGCGTCGGCCGCCGCTTTGATTTTGCGCCCTGCGGTTTCGCTGCCGGTAAACCCAATGGCGCCCAGTCGCGAATCGCCGGCGAGACTCAGACCCACCTCGGGCGAACAATGGTAGAAAAGCTGAACCGTGGCGGGCGGGAGATGGGCGGCGGTTGCCGCGACCAGCGCGAGTTCGGCGAGGCGTTGGGTTGTGCCGGGGTGCGCCGGGTGCGATTTGGCGATCACGGCGTGACCGGTGGCAACGGCCGCGGCGAAATCTCCCCCGCAGATGCCGTTGTAGGCGAAAGGAAAGTTGTTCGGGCCCATCACCAGCACCGGTTTGGCCAACGACTCGAGACGCGAACGGATATCGTGGGCCGTGTCGATGGTCGGCATCGTCCAGTCCTCGGAACGCGCCGACTGTGCGGCATCGCGGAGCTGTTTAATGGTGCGAGGGATTTCAACTTCGAGGAGTCGCGGACGCCGGGGCAACCCGGTTTCACGATGAGCGAGAGTGGCGAGTTCCTCCGCATGCTCGTCGATGGCAGTGGCGTAGTTGTCCAGAAAAGAGGCCAGCGCGGTGGGGGCGGTGTTGGCGAGGGTGCGGGATGCCAATCCCGCCGCGTTAAGCAACCGATCGATGGTGGCTTGGCCGGAAAGCGGAAAGTAGGCGGTCAGGTCTTCACCCGTGCTGGGGTCGGCGGCTGAAAATGAATCGGTAGACTCCTCCGGGGACGTCCAAACCCCGTCGATCAGCAGCGGATGAAGTGGTTTCATGAGCAGACGATAGCAGGACTCCGCGTGAGAGCCAACGGTCGCGTCTTTTTGAGCGGCAAAAAAAACGCGGCCTCAGCGGGCCGCGTTTCGAAACAACTGAAAGGGAGAGGGCGGATTGTTCCGAATCAGGAAGCCACGTCGGCTTGGGTCCACGTGCCGTCGATCAGGCGCCAGATGACACCGTTCGGATTCTTGTCCTGAAGCGTCGCGGGTAATCGACCGGCACGGACGTTGTCGTAGCAACGCAGCGCACCGAAGCGACGTAGCGAGGCCGGGATGCCCACGGCCGTAAAGCCCGGGTGGCCTCCCGCCGGGAACGGACCGCCGTGCACCATGGCGGGCGAGACTGCGACTCCCGTGGGCATCTTGTCATTGAGCAAACGGCCCGCTTTGGCGGCGATGATCGGGACCAGACGATCGTAAAGTGCGTCGTCACTGCCGTCGGAGGCGGAGTAAAACGAGGCGGTGAGCGATGACTCCAGATGCTCGGCGACGGCAGCGAGTTCATCGGCATCGGCGGCGACCACAACAAGCGCGCCCGGTCCGAACATTTCGCGTTGGAAGGCCTTGGGATCACCGAGGAAAGTCGCACCGCTCACGCGGAGCAGGGCAGGTTGAGCGCGGAAACCGGGCTCCGTCGGCTGGGTGCCGCGACCCATCAGTTCGGCGCCATCCGCGACCAGGGCCTTGACGCTCGCATCGAGCTCGCCGGGCAGGGAAGGCACGAGCATCACACCGGATGGGGCCGCGTTAAAATTAGCCGCCGCCGTGGTGAGAAATGTTTCCGTATCGGCTCCGGCAATGGTGAGCAGCAGCCCCGGATTCGTGCAGAACTGACCGGTGCCCAACAGGCAGGAACCGCTGAACTCGGTGGCCAAATCCGCGGCTTTCTCGGCGAGCGCCCCCGGCAGGAACGCCACCGGATTGACACTGCTGAGCTCGAAGTAGGCGGGTTTACCCACGGCGTCGGCGGCGGCCTTGATTTTGCGACCGGCGCCTTCGCTGCCGGTGAAACCGATCGCGCCCAAACGCGGATCACTCGCCATGCGGTGGCCCTCGGCGTGGGAGGAACGGTAGTAGAGCTGAATCGTGGCAGTCGGCACGCCGGCGGTGGCCGTGGCGGCGAGCGCAATCTCGGCGAGACGTTTGCTGGTGCCGGGATGGGCGGGGTGCGCCTTGGCAATCACGGCGTGTCCGGTGGCAATGGCGGCCGCGAAATCGCCGCCCGCGATGCCATTGAAGGCGAACGGAAAATTGTTGGGGCCGATCACGAGAACGGGTTTGCCCAACGGTTCGAGTTGCGAGCGCAGGTTGTTGGCGGTGTCGATGACGGGTTGTTTCCAATCGCCCGCCCGTGCGGCGGCGGCGGCTTGCCGCAGCTGGCCGGTGGTGCGGGGGATTTCGACAACCTCCAGGCGCGGTTTAACCGGCAGACCGGTTTCAGTCGAAGCGAGGGCGGCCAACTCGTCGGTCGCGGCGGCAATGCCATCGGCATAGGCCTCCAAAAACGCCGCGATGGCGGTCGGGTCGGTTTCAGCAAGCGTTTGGCTCGCGCTCAAACCGGCGTCGAGCAGCGCGTCGATTTCGGCGCTCGAAGCCACGGGATACGTGTCGGGCAACAGCTCCCCCGTCGATGGATTGCTGGGTTGAAACGTGGATGCATCGGCGGGCGCGGAGCGCCATTCGCCGGCGATGAGCATGGGGTGTGCGGTCATAAATTGGTCAGTCAATGTAAGAACAAAGGATCGTAAAGGGAGCAGGCTGAATTGTGAGATGCCAGCGCCAAGCGCTAACTCGGTCCAACGCTTGCATGCCGCTTGCGCTTAACCATGAAGTGCAGGGTTTTTCGTGCTGCGACCGTGGGAAATCCCCGGGACGAAGAATGATTTCGTTCCGGCTAAGGCGGGGAACCTGCGCTGGCAAGAATCTGACCCATGAAGGTATTTTTTCGTAAACATGAGCGTCAATCGGCCGATGTCATTGATTATGAACAATTAGTCCGTTCGCCAACGCATCGTCTGGAGCTTCGGTTCCGTCATTGCGCTTATGCTCGTGATGGGGGTCTTCGCCTTCTACCGCATCGTGAAAATAGAACACGAGATCACCAGTCTCGAGACCGACTCCGTTCCCGGCCTCTATGGCGGCGCTCAGCTCATCACCAACTGGCTCGACATGTATGCACTCGCGGAACGTCACACGCGTGCGATCGACGATGCCGAGCAGGCCCAGATCGAGGTGCGATTGAATGAGCGTGTCATGCAGGCCGAAATGCTCCTGACCGCTTACGAATCCACGATTCGAAACGAGACCGACCGGGTGCTGTTCGAAACGTTCGAAGTGGAACTTCACACCTACGAAACAGTGCAGGCGGAACTACTGCGAATCAGTGCAAAGCACGACGACGCGGCGACCTCGGCTTTTGTAGTAAATGAACTCGAACCCCAATTCATCAAAGTCGAACGAGCGATCGAAGCATTGATGGACAATAGCAAGGCGGACATCGATGCTTCGACCGCGGTGATCAGCCATACGGTCGTTGCGACCGAGACCGGCCTGTTGGTGGTCATGGTCATCGTGCTTGCACTCGCCGTGTTTAGCGCGGTTTCGCTGGTTCGCGCGATCAACCAACCTTTACGCACACTGTTGGCCGTGACCGAAGCGATGCGCCAAGCAGACTTCACTCAACGCGCGCAACTGGCGCGCAACGATGAATTTCGAACCCTGGGCGACGGATTCAATCGTATGGCCGATGACCTCGCGGCGCTGGTCGGTCAGGTGAAAAATTCGGTGGTGCAGGTGAATACCTCAACGACCGAGATTTCCGCAACCGCTCGCGAACAACAGGCCACCGCGAGCGAAATCGCCGCCACAACCAGTGAAATCGGAGCCACTTCAAAAGAGATCTCGGCTACCTCCAAGGATTTGGTGCGGACGATGGGTGAAGTTTCTGATGTCGCTGATCAATCCGCTCAACTCGCCGACAGCGGACAGACCGGCTTGGCGCACATGGAAGAGACCATGCATCAAGTCATGGAGGCCGCCGGCGGCATCAAGTCCAAGTTGGCCATCCTTAACGAAAAGGCCCTCAACATCAACCAGGTCGTAACCACGATCACGAAGGTTGCCGACCAAACCAATCTCCTGTCCCTCAACGCTGCCATTGAGGCGGAAAAAGCCGGTGAATACGGCCGCGGATTCGCCGTCGTGGCGACCGAGATTCGCCGCCTGGCCGATCAAACCGCGATCGCGACCTATGATATCGAACAAATGGTCAAAGAGATGCAGTCAGCGGTTTCGGCCGGGGTGATGGGGATGGACAAGTTTTCCGAGGAAGTCCGGCGTGGCATGGACGACGTGCAGCAGGTCGGCGGGCAGCTGGCGCAGATCATCCAGCAAGTGCAGGCTCTCGCGCCCCGGGTCGAGGCAGTCAATGAAGGCATGCAAGCGCAGTCCACCGGCGCGGAGCAGATCAGCCAAGCGCTCGAACAGTTGAGCGAGGCAGCCCAGCAAACGGTCGACAGCCTGCGGCAGTCCGGCGAGGCGATCGACGGGCTGAACACGGTGTCGCGCGATTTGCGCGATGGTGTTTCCCGATTCAAACTCAGCCCCGCCGCGACGTCGGGAAAACCCGCCGGGCGCTGATCTCGCGGCGGCACTGCGACCAAATCAGCGGGAAATTTACCCGATGCTTTTCATTCTATTCCAACTCGATCGCGATCACTACGCCCTGGAGGCTTCCCGGGTCAAAGTCGTGCTGCCGTTGGTGCGGGTGAAACGAATTCCCGGCGCCGCAGACGGTGTGCAGGGGCTTTTCAACTACAGAGGACAACCCGTGCCCGTGATCGATTTGAGTCGAATGGCATTGGGGCGTCCGGCGCGGGAGAGCCTCAGCACCCGGCTCCTGGTCGTTTCCTACCGGGATCGCACCGGGGGGACTCGGCTGCTCGGACTCGTCGCCGAGTATGCCACGGAAACGCTGCGTCGCGATCCGGAGGATTTTGTGGAATCGGGACTTAAAAATGATGGTAGTCCCTACCTCGGTCCGGTGGCCAGGGACCCGCGGGGGTTGATTCAATGGGTGGAGGTTGATCGACTTTTATCAGCCGAAGTGCACGACCAACTATTCCCCCCGGGCACGGAGGTGGTGGCGTGAAAACGACCGAAATTGAGGACCTTCTCCGTCGCACGATGGGACTCGATGCGGCGTCCATCGGGAGTGAAAGTATTCGGCGAGCCGTAGCGCTGCGGCGGGAAATCCGTGGCGGCATTTCGCCGACGTCCTACGTGGAACAACTGCGCGAGAATCGAGAGGAATTGCAGGAGTTGATCGAGGAAGTGGTGGTGCCGGAGACTTGGTTCTTCCGCGATGCCGGGGCGTTCGAAGCGCTGACCCAAATGATGACGGAACGAAAAGCGTCCGGGGATGAGACAGCGTGGCCGTTGCGCGTGCTGAGCCTGCCGTGTTCAACCGGGGAGGAACCGTATTCCTTGGCGATGGCTTTGCTCGACGCCGGCCTGGAACCGGAATCGTTTTCCATCGATGCCATCGACATCAGTGCAAGGGCCCTGCAGCGCGCCCGTCTGGCGGTTTTCGGACGCAATTCCTTTCGAGGCGATCAACTCTCATTTCGCAACCGCTACTTCACCCCGGAAGGCTCGCGCTGGCAGTTGCGCGATCTCGTCCGTTCACGCGTGCGCTTCACGCGGGCGAATCTCCTGGGCGACACCCTGCCGGAGGTGGTGCGAGCCGCCGCCTATGACGTGATTTTTTGTCGAAACCTGCTCATCTACTTTGATCGCCCCACGCAGAACCGGAGCGTCTCGACGCTCACGGCATTGTTGGCACCAACCGGTTGTTTTTTTGTGGGCCCCTCGGAGACCGCGTTGATGCTGGATCACGGTTTTTCGGCCGTGAAATCGCCGCGGTCGTTTGCGTTTCGACGTGCCGAACCGCGGGTTTCCCAACCCGTCGTGCGTAACCGTGTGGCGGTAAAATCACGGTGCGCTCCGTCGCCGCCAAAGGTGCCTGCGGCGCGGGTGAAACGATTGCCATTCTCCCACCTCAAATCCCCGACGCCGCGATCAGCCGGACCCGTTGGCATGGCGGAGGCCATGCGCTTGGCCGACCAAGGCAAACTTGTCGAAGCGCGGGCGGCCGGTGAGCAAGTTTTGGAGCAACAAGGTCCTTCTGCGGCCGTTTTTTATGTGCTCGGTTTGGTGCGGGATGCCGCGGGTGACACGGTGAGTGCGATGGAGTTTTATCGCAAGGCGCTGTATCTCGAACCGCGCCACGCGGAAGCGTTGGTGCATCTCGCGATTTTGTTGGAAGAGCGGGGTGAGGTTGCCGGCGCGTCGCGTTTAATGGAACGCGTTCGTCGACTCGAAGCCAAGGTAGGGTCTTGAAATGAGTGTGCCTGAATCATCGTCCCGGATCCAGAATCTCGATACGTGTTGGAATCGCATCGGCGTGCGCGGCGACGGCTCCTGCGTTGAACTCGAACAGCACAGCCACTGTCGAAACTGTCCGGTGTATTCGGCTTCGGCGGTAAAATTGCTCGATGTCGGACTGCCCGCGGACCATCTCGATCATTGGGGACGTCACTTCGCGGAGGCGCTGCCCGAACGCACCACCAATTCACGGTCGTTCATGTTGTTCAGGATTGGCCCGGAATGGCTGGCGCTCCCTACGGCAGTGTGCCGGGAAGTAACGTCGGGACGGGCGGTGCATTCGCTGCCGCACCGGCGCAGCGGAGTCGTGCGCGGACTGATAAACCTACACGGCGCGCTGGTTGTATGCGTGTCTCTGGAAGCCGTATTGGGGTTGCAACCGTCGGGTTCCCGCAAATCCGGGAGCGCGGGCCGGATGCTGGTGATCGGTGCCGCCGGGCAGGCCTCGC is from Synoicihabitans lomoniglobus and encodes:
- a CDS encoding aldehyde dehydrogenase family protein, with protein sequence MTAHPMLIAGEWRSAPADASTFQPSNPSTGELLPDTYPVASSAEIDALLDAGLSASQTLAETDPTAIAAFLEAYADGIAAATDELAALASTETGLPVKPRLEVVEIPRTTGQLRQAAAAARAGDWKQPVIDTANNLRSQLEPLGKPVLVIGPNNFPFAFNGIAGGDFAAAIATGHAVIAKAHPAHPGTSKRLAEIALAATATAGVPTATIQLYYRSSHAEGHRMASDPRLGAIGFTGSEGAGRKIKAAADAVGKPAYFELSSVNPVAFLPGALAEKAADLATEFSGSCLLGTGQFCTNPGLLLTIAGADTETFLTTAAANFNAAPSGVMLVPSLPGELDASVKALVADGAELMGRGTQPTEPGFRAQPALLRVSGATFLGDPKAFQREMFGPGALVVVAADADELAAVAEHLESSLTASFYSASDGSDDALYDRLVPIIAAKAGRLLNDKMPTGVAVSPAMVHGGPFPAGGHPGFTAVGIPASLRRFGALRCYDNVRAGRLPATLQDKNPNGVIWRLIDGTWTQADVAS
- a CDS encoding methyl-accepting chemotaxis protein: MLVMGVFAFYRIVKIEHEITSLETDSVPGLYGGAQLITNWLDMYALAERHTRAIDDAEQAQIEVRLNERVMQAEMLLTAYESTIRNETDRVLFETFEVELHTYETVQAELLRISAKHDDAATSAFVVNELEPQFIKVERAIEALMDNSKADIDASTAVISHTVVATETGLLVVMVIVLALAVFSAVSLVRAINQPLRTLLAVTEAMRQADFTQRAQLARNDEFRTLGDGFNRMADDLAALVGQVKNSVVQVNTSTTEISATAREQQATASEIAATTSEIGATSKEISATSKDLVRTMGEVSDVADQSAQLADSGQTGLAHMEETMHQVMEAAGGIKSKLAILNEKALNINQVVTTITKVADQTNLLSLNAAIEAEKAGEYGRGFAVVATEIRRLADQTAIATYDIEQMVKEMQSAVSAGVMGMDKFSEEVRRGMDDVQQVGGQLAQIIQQVQALAPRVEAVNEGMQAQSTGAEQISQALEQLSEAAQQTVDSLRQSGEAIDGLNTVSRDLRDGVSRFKLSPAATSGKPAGR
- a CDS encoding tRNA-uridine aminocarboxypropyltransferase, which encodes MSRATCYRCFWPQAHCWCEQIVPMGTATRYVLLMHPKEFRREKANTGRLTHLCLSNSEIIQGVAFDDHPRVKAVLADPSKHVVLLYPGDEAVNLSLSPTSPVTPPGKELVVLLLDATWSCARKMLKMSPSLQRLPRIMFTPSTPSRYVIKQQPFNGCLSTLESVHEVLTALAARGEDRYELPRQLLEIFDRMQQFQIKCAVDPNLGGYRRQPYKPAGERKPFTGKSSRRRANLFRFGDQPEAEASD
- a CDS encoding sodium:solute symporter, which translates into the protein MTTLDWIIIAAYFVVLATIAWYSSRKTDTTTDYFLAGRNVPWFVVGCSLLASNIGSEHIVGLAGNGASSGMAMAHWELHAWIMLMLGWVFVPFYYRSGVFTMPEFLERRFDSRSRWTLSIVSLIAYVFTKVSVTVYAGAVVFMTLLPDTFGSPENAFWVGALTTVVLTGIYTVIGGLRAVLYTEVAQTGLLLFGSVFITLFGLQQLGGWGELKTVLGANADNFALWRPMSDPDFPWLGIMIASPIVGIWYWCTDQYIVQRTLAARSLRDARRGAIFGGFLKVLPVFVFLIPGMIGYALHTKGIMIIPSKADGSTNGDMVFPTMVATLLPAGLRGIVVAGLLSALMSSLASLFNSCATLFTVDIYSKLRPDRSEKELVRVGRFATGCVVVLGVIWIPVMKYVSGGGLYQYLQSVQGYLAPPITATFLLGLFFKRINARGAFIGLTSGFVLGMIKLTVQALDGGGAFGDSGLLHAIGSYNFLYASGWLFLISIITVVVASLTAPAPSAEQLRGLTYTSITPEQATENRASWGAPEVWATVGVLALVGGIYVYFSFWLS
- a CDS encoding chemotaxis protein CheW; translated protein: MLFILFQLDRDHYALEASRVKVVLPLVRVKRIPGAADGVQGLFNYRGQPVPVIDLSRMALGRPARESLSTRLLVVSYRDRTGGTRLLGLVAEYATETLRRDPEDFVESGLKNDGSPYLGPVARDPRGLIQWVEVDRLLSAEVHDQLFPPGTEVVA
- a CDS encoding 3-keto-disaccharide hydrolase, with amino-acid sequence MRRISCRLLALALLGSPLFGQNELPPPEMTEYWSPQPVIVSAQPGQVPSDAIVLFDGTSLDAWESAGPDGGKAPWDLVDGALVVKPKSGDIRTQAAFGDVQLHLEWRAPLPIVGKSQGRGNSGVFFMERYEVQVLDSHRNPTYVNGGASSVYKQHPPLVNATQPPGEWNTYDIVFVAPRFDAGGKLTSPARVTVFHNGVLTQLDVHLAGPTEWRGLPSYKYHVPRLPIKLQDHGNPMAFRNIWVRELTLPTSTIVE
- a CDS encoding aldehyde dehydrogenase family protein produces the protein MKPLHPLLIDGVWTSPEESTDSFSAADPSTGEDLTAYFPLSGQATIDRLLNAAGLASRTLANTAPTALASFLDNYATAIDEHAEELATLAHRETGLPRRPRLLEVEIPRTIKQLRDAAQSARSEDWTMPTIDTAHDIRSRLESLAKPVLVMGPNNFPFAYNGICGGDFAAAVATGHAVIAKSHPAHPGTTQRLAELALVAATAAHLPPATVQLFYHCSPEVGLSLAGDSRLGAIGFTGSETAGRKIKAAADAVGTPGYFEMSGVNPVTILPGALVERPEEIAHEFCDSCHQGTGQFCTSPGLVLTVEGLGFDRFLAAAAKRFDGATLGPMLSRALPSHLKASVKALLHAGALMVARGTTPAETGFTVAPVLLRVSGRTFLNDPAVFQNEMFGPAALVVVAANSTELVQIAQRLNASLTGSIYSVTDQTDDLLYERISSILAPRIGRLLNDKMPTGVAVSPAMMHGGPFPAGGHPGFTAVGMPASLRRFGALRCYDHVRPHRLPASLRNENPTGKLWRSIDGVWTQSDASASG
- a CDS encoding GH39 family glycosyl hydrolase encodes the protein MRLPLAPLLLLGVSVFPTLSINAEPITITVHADEPVGEPLRPIWNYFGYDEAGTTLTSEGRHLLGELNELSDLPIRIRVHHLLTSGDGTLALKWSSTNAYTEDENGHPVYDWTMIDAIMDELTQPGIEPFVQAGFMPQDLSSQPDPYTPQLTRRGLPKDMVSGGAFYPPKDYRKWQNLIAAWAQHSVDRYGRERAESWLWEPWNEPESPYWKGTMEEFFMLYDHFAAGVKSVLPGAKVGGPHVTDPGWKNGDVFMEAFLEHCRSGLNAATGEIGAPLDFIAFHAKGTTRLDEQGRVEMNLRNQLKTIDTYGRIIATFPEFRELPIYIGESDPEGCAGCPATLDPERDYRRTSQFAAYTAAAFMRKQDLMTRHGLRLEGAVSWAFTFHDQPWFNGLRALTTNEIALPVLNAFRLMQPFQHQQRVRVENAAMISTDDIMADSVRGRSDVGAVATTRAVLLWNYHDVSGEGESVEVKLVFTGVRSSAIDTGWFAMRVDENNANAYSRWRAMGEPQNPSPDQVLALQTASQLQPLEVKFHERNRDERVAKLVLPPQSVVLVIGQFLDVPIQVPPPEGKPKPPPN